TGTAGGCGACGACGCTGATCGCCCCGCCCAGCCACCAGCCGAACACGGCGCCGGCCGTGGTGGTCAGGACGAGCACGCCCGGGATGGCGAGCGCGCTGACCGTGGCGTAGGCCAGGCCGAACGCCAGCGCCGCGCCCACCGGGTCGGCCGCCACCGCCGCCTGCAGGTCGCCCAGGTCCGGCAGACCGTGCCGCCAGGCAAGGACGCCCATGCCGGCGGCGACGCCGAGCACGACGGCGCCGCCCGCCGCCAGCAGGCCGCGCCGCCGCAACGTTCGCATGTCGAAGCGGGTGCCGGTGATCCCGTTCATGGCTTAGACATAAAGCGCCGGCCGTGATCCGCAATCGCGCGGACGACCCGCCACCTCCTCTCCTGCCGAAGCCCCGCCCATGTCCGAGACCGTCCTGTTCAACCGCCTTGCCGAGCTTGCGATCGCGACCACCACGGTCGAGCATCCGGCCGTGTTCACGACCGAGGAGGCGCGGGTCCATACCGGCCATCTGCCGGGAGGGCACGTGAAGAACCTGTTCCTCAAGGACAAGAAGGACCGGCTGTGGCTCGTCGTCTGCCTGGAGGACCGTGCGCTCGACCTCAAGGCGCTGGCCAAGACCCTGGGCGCCGCCTCGTGCCTGTCCTTCGGCCGCGCCGAGCTGCTGGCGGAGGTGCTGGGCGTGACGCCGGGCTCGGTCACGCCGCTCGCCCTGATCAACGATCCGGCCGGACGGGTCGAGGTCGTGCTCGACGCGGCGATGCTCGAGCACCGCGTGCTCAACGTCCATCCCCTGCGCAACACGGCGACCACCGCGATCACCAGCCACGATCTCCTGCGCTTCGTCGCCAGCACCGGCCGCAAGCCCCGGATCCTCGACCTCGACGCCCTCGCCGCCCCGGGCGTGGCGTCGTGAGCGTGCTCTACATCTCCGACCTGGCCGGTCTGGAGGCAAACGTCGCCGCGGTCCAGCCGGGCAAGGTCATCACCCTCCTGGCGCCGGGCGGCACGCCGCCGCCGGAGCTGCCCGGCCTGACGGCCGAGAACCGGCTCTGCCTGTTCTTCCACGACGTCACGGAGCCGACCGATCCGGCCTGGGTCCTGCCGGCCGCCCATCACGTCGAGGCCATCCTCGGCTTCGGCCGGGACATCCCCGCCTCCGGCCTGCTCGTGCACTGCTTCGCCGGCTTCTCGCGCTCGACCGCGGCCGCGCTCGCGCTGCTCGCCCTGCACAATCCCGGCGGCGAGGACGAGGCGGCGCGCCGGCTGCGTGCGGCCTCGGCCCATGCCGTGCCCAACCCCTTGCTGATCGCCCTGGCCGACGCGGCGCTCGCCTGCGACGGCCGCCTGCGCCGCGCGCTCCAGGCGATGCCGCCGGCGACCAGCCAGGCCTATGGCGGCCTGATGCGGCTCGACCTCGCGCTGCGCTGAAGGACCGGCGGCTTGGCAAGCGCCCTGGGCGGGGCGAGACTGGCGCAAAGACAGGCGACCGAGCACGGCGCCTGCGTTGGAGGACACCCTGACATGCTCACCTGCGTCTCCAGGCTCCGGCGAGGACTCGGCGCGCTCCTCGGGCTCGGCCTGCTGGCCGGATGCATCAACGGGGCGGGCCCGGCCGGCGACGTGCCGAACGCGCCGCCCGGCCTGGGCCTGCCGATCGCGCGCTACTACGACCGCTGGGCGCTCGAGGAGAACGGCCGCTGCCGATGGCCCAGCATGCTCGCCATCACCGCCGGCCAGGTGATCGAGGACACGCCCGAGCGGATCGTCGTCGTGGTCGGCTACACCTATCGCGACTTCGACTACGAGCGGGAAAGCCCGATCGGCGGCATCCGCCTGGGTTGCCAAGGTTTCGGCAACCGCCGCTTCGTGGTCGACAAGACCGGCGAGGGCTATCGGGTCGCGCGCATGAGCGGGCCGAGCGCCGGCCGCCAGGGCACGAACGTCCAGGGCCTGTCGACCAGGGACGAGCTCGCGCCCGCCCCTTGACCCGGCCGCCCGGTCCCGGCTCAGCGGATCACGCGATAGAGGTCGCCGTCGTTGCTCTTGCTGCCGTCGTCTGCGTTGCCGCCGCCCGCGAAGCGGATCAGGCGCTTATGCACGGGCTGGCGGCGCCACTGGTCGTAGACCAGGATGCCGTCGTCGGTCTGGCCGATATAGATGGCGGCGTGGTTGCCGGGCGCGGAGGTGTAGGTGCCGTCGCGCTCGAAGGTCGCGATCGCCGTGCCTGGCTGGATGCTGGCGTTGCCCCGCACCTTAGGGCCGGCCCGCCATTTCGGCGTCATCGGCACGTCCGCCGCTTGCTGGACGAAGCGGACACATTGGCCCGTATCGACGACCTCGCCCAGGAAGCGGTGGGGGGCGGCGGCGAGATATGGCCCGTGAGCCATCGCTCCGCTCGCCGCGCACGCAAGGAAGATGACGGACAGTATTCCCACACGAAGCATGCAACCCTCCTGCCGATCGCATTCGGTCGAACGCCTGATCGCCGCCGCGGATCCTCCGTTGCGGCGCGATCGAGATAAATTGAACACGCAATTGATGGACCGGCTTACAGAGGCCGCGCCGAAAGCTCAACCACTCTCGTAACTTGGCGCCGTCCACCGTCGCGGCGTGATGCCGCGTTTCAGTTCCTGAGGCGTCCCTTCAGATCGTCGAACGGGATCATGACGTGCGCGCGATAGGCCGGGCGCGCTTGCAGCCGGTCGTACCAGGCGGTGACATGCGGCACGTCCGGCCGCTCGATCTCCAGGTGGAAATAGCGATAGAGCGCGACGCCGGCGCACAGGTCGGCCAAGCCGAGATCCCGACCGCCGATGAAGTCCCGATCCGCCAGGAGGCGGTCCAGGAGGCGCATGTGCCCGGCGCAACGCTCGATGCTGCCCGTGACGGCAGCCTGGTCGCGCCGATGCGGCGGCGTGCGATAGAACCCCCAGAACACGCCTTCCAGGAAGTCCTCCTGCAGGGCGGTCTGGGACCAGTCCATCCAGGCGTCGGTCGGCGCGCCGCGGCGCGGATCGTCCGGCCAGAACCGCTCCCGGCCGTAGGACGCGGCCAGGTAGCGCAGGATGGCCTGGGATTCCCAAAGCGCCAGCGCACCGTCCCTGATGACGGGCACCCGGCCGTACGGGTTCATGGCCAGGAACTCGGGGCTGTCGAGTCCCCCGAAGTCCCCGCCGGCGTCGATGTGCTCGTGCGGCAGGTCGAGCTCGCCGATCAGCCACATGACCTTCTGCACGTTGTACGAATTGCGCCGCCCCCAGACCTTCAGCATGGCTCCACTCCTTCGGCCGCGTTGACCCTGCCGGTCCGGTCGTGCCACGTCTCGCCGCCCCGAGGAAGCCGCCGGAGGCGGCACGCCGACACGTTCGAAAGCCCCGACCATGCAGATCCGCCCCTATGCCGATTCGGACTGGCCGGCCATCTGGCCGATCGTCCGCACGGTCATCCAGGCCCGGGAGACCTACGCCTACGACCCCGCCTGGTCGGAGGACGAGGCGCGGGCGGTCTGGGTCGAGCGTCCGCCCGGCCATACGGTCGTCGCGCTGGCGGGCGACGTCGTGCTCGGCACCGCCAAGACGGCCCCCAACCGGCCGGGACCGGGCCGTCATGTCGCCACGGCGAGCTTCATGGTCGCGCCGGAGGGGCGCGGCCGCGGCGTCGGACGGGCGCTGGGCGAGCACGTGCTCGCCTGGGCCCGCGCGCAGGGCTACGCCGCCATGCAGTTCAACGCCGTGGTCGAGACCAACACCGCCGCGGTCCGCCTCTGGCAGTCGCTCGGCTTCGCGATCGTCGGCACGGTGCCCGAGGCGTTCGAGCATGCCCGCCTGGGCCGGGTCGGCCTGCACGTGATGCACCGTTACCTGTGAACGCATCGGCGCCGGGCGCGGCCGGGCCTTGGCCGGACCCCGGCCGGGCCTGCTAGACTGACGCCGTCACGAAACCGCCCGGGAGATGCCGCCATGACCGACCGCACCATCGTCTTCGTCGACGGCGCGTGGCACGAGGGCGACATCAAGCTCCTGAGCGCCCGCTCGCAGGCGACCTATCAGGGTGCGCTCGTGTTCGACGGCGCGCGGGCGATCGACGGCCGCACGCCCGACCTCGACCGGCATTGCCAGCGCGTGGTCCGCTCGGCCCGGGCGCTGGGGCTGGAGCCGACCCACGCGCCCGAGGCGATCCTCGAGCTGTGCCAGGACGGCATCGCGCGGTTTCCGGCGGGCGAGAGCCTCTATATCCGCCCGACCTTCCACGCCGATCATGGCTTCATCGCGCCCGACGCGTCGAGCACCAAGTTCTCCCTGGCGATCTGGCCGGCGCCGTTGCCCGAGCCCGGCCCGCGCACGGTGGCGCTCGCCAAGCATCGGCGCCCTTCGGCCGAGTACGCGCCGACCCACGCCAAGGCTGCGTGTCTCTACCCGCAGGCGGGCCTCGCTTTGCTCGAGGCCCAAAAGCGCGGCTTCACCGACGCGCTGATGCTGGACCCGATCGGCCATGTCGCCGAGTTCGGCTACTCCAACATCATGATCGGCAAGGACGGCGCGGTGCACACGCCGATCTGGAACGGCTGCTTCCTCAACGGCATCACGCGGCAGCGGGTCATTGCGCTCCTGCGCGAGGCCGGCGTCGCGGTGCACGAGCGGCCGATTCGCTTCGAGGAGGTCATGGACGCCGACGAGGTGTTCGCGACCGGCAATTTCGCCAAGCTTTTGCCCGTCACCGGCGTCGAGGACCGCGCCTTCCAGCCGGGCCCGCTCTACGCCAAGGCGCGCGCGCTGTACTGGGACTGGATGTATCGCTAGCTAGGCCAGCGCCTTCTCCATATCGACCAGCGTCCAGCCCGGACGGCGGGGATTGGGCCGACGGCCCGTCTCGCGGTAGCCGCAGGCGGCATAGAGCGCGATGTTCCGCTCCATGCGCGCGTTGGTGTAGAGCCGGACCGACCGGCACGCCCAGGCCTGTGCCTGCTCCTCCGCGAAGGCGAGCAGGCGCCGGCCGATGCCCTGGCCCTGTCGGTCCGGCGCGACCGCGACGCTGAAGATCAGGACGTGGTCATGGTCGCGCTCCAGCACGATCAGGCCGGCCAGGCCCGCCTCGTCCTCGGCCAGCCAGACCTGGCCGGCCGCGAGGCGCGGCGCGTAGTCCT
Above is a genomic segment from Geminicoccaceae bacterium SCSIO 64248 containing:
- a CDS encoding prolyl-tRNA synthetase associated domain-containing protein; the protein is MSETVLFNRLAELAIATTTVEHPAVFTTEEARVHTGHLPGGHVKNLFLKDKKDRLWLVVCLEDRALDLKALAKTLGAASCLSFGRAELLAEVLGVTPGSVTPLALINDPAGRVEVVLDAAMLEHRVLNVHPLRNTATTAITSHDLLRFVASTGRKPRILDLDALAAPGVAS
- a CDS encoding BPSL0067 family protein — translated: MAHGPYLAAAPHRFLGEVVDTGQCVRFVQQAADVPMTPKWRAGPKVRGNASIQPGTAIATFERDGTYTSAPGNHAAIYIGQTDDGILVYDQWRRQPVHKRLIRFAGGGNADDGSKSNDGDLYRVIR
- a CDS encoding glutathione S-transferase family protein produces the protein MLKVWGRRNSYNVQKVMWLIGELDLPHEHIDAGGDFGGLDSPEFLAMNPYGRVPVIRDGALALWESQAILRYLAASYGRERFWPDDPRRGAPTDAWMDWSQTALQEDFLEGVFWGFYRTPPHRRDQAAVTGSIERCAGHMRLLDRLLADRDFIGGRDLGLADLCAGVALYRYFHLEIERPDVPHVTAWYDRLQARPAYRAHVMIPFDDLKGRLRN
- a CDS encoding GNAT family N-acetyltransferase; amino-acid sequence: MQIRPYADSDWPAIWPIVRTVIQARETYAYDPAWSEDEARAVWVERPPGHTVVALAGDVVLGTAKTAPNRPGPGRHVATASFMVAPEGRGRGVGRALGEHVLAWARAQGYAAMQFNAVVETNTAAVRLWQSLGFAIVGTVPEAFEHARLGRVGLHVMHRYL
- a CDS encoding branched-chain amino acid aminotransferase — translated: MTDRTIVFVDGAWHEGDIKLLSARSQATYQGALVFDGARAIDGRTPDLDRHCQRVVRSARALGLEPTHAPEAILELCQDGIARFPAGESLYIRPTFHADHGFIAPDASSTKFSLAIWPAPLPEPGPRTVALAKHRRPSAEYAPTHAKAACLYPQAGLALLEAQKRGFTDALMLDPIGHVAEFGYSNIMIGKDGAVHTPIWNGCFLNGITRQRVIALLREAGVAVHERPIRFEEVMDADEVFATGNFAKLLPVTGVEDRAFQPGPLYAKARALYWDWMYR
- a CDS encoding GNAT family N-acetyltransferase codes for the protein MRIRSAAAQDLTGVVALTEMAYAPYTELLGAPPLPVTEDYAPRLAAGQVWLAEDEAGLAGLIVLERDHDHVLIFSVAVAPDRQGQGIGRRLLAFAEEQAQAWACRSVRLYTNARMERNIALYAACGYRETGRRPNPRRPGWTLVDMEKALA